TGATTGATGATTGTAAATGTCTGCCTGCTACATGTTGGATTTCTACCTTATCAATTTTCACCCACATGCACGTATACAATATAAAATGTTGCTATAGTTCTTGTGGCCACCAGAGGGCACTCCAAGCCTAGGAGAGTGAGAGGTTCAACCTGAAGCAGTGTTGAGAATAAACATTTGTGCTAAAGTAAAGATACCTGTTAACTACATCTTAAATGTTATGAGATATTTCTAATTCAAACAGTAAAGAAATTCACTCAAATGTCATCTGAAAGAGCACAAtgctttaattaattaaccatTAATGAATGCAAAACATATGCCTGATTCCTTTTTAATTTcacctttaacaaaaataaacaacaaagtTTGAGACAATTAGTATCCATGTCCCTACTAGAGCATCAGTCTTATACAAATCTAAAAAAgtatgttgaggtgtgttagctttatttgttgtaaatatgctagctagtttttttttttgttgttgttgtttttttttttgttgttgttgttaatgctAACGTTAAATAACCAATCCAAAACAATCCAAGACAAagcttcatgtttttttggaatgaaatgtcaatatttttttactttctctGAACTAgaattttaacttttatatttaaCTGAGTGcaattttgacataattcctgTTCTTTTACTTAAATACTATTTCCTGCATTTTTGCCCAcccatatttatttaaatggtgTCCATGTGCCTTGTCCTTGAAAAAATGTCCCCTGTTCTATCAGGTATAGATAGGACAATAAATAGCTATAATATCTGGACTTCTGTAGTTCCACAAAATTTTTTAATAACTATtaatcaaaatatttaactTAATAAAAAGTCTAACTGGACTCGGAGAAGTCtgagaacagaaataaagcatgaGAGATTTTTAGTGATTTGTATAATTACGCCTTCAGCATTGTGATTGTTTAGCTATGTAGTGGATCACATTTTAGCAATGAGGATCTTAGTGAAATGTGGATCCTGGTTTAGCTAGACTGCAATCTAGGACCTGAGGCATTCTTTCAAAGACAACAATGTTTACATCCTGTAAAGAGAAGGTATTAATGACTTCTAAAGAACAATCtttaagaataaaacacaagttTACTCTACCAAGATTCACTACTATGAGACCCTTAGCATGACCAGGATGATCGGAACCTTCCTATtacattttctctttattttcaaTTAAGTGCCATAGACCTTCATGCTCAGATTTAGGATTTCCTAACAatgcatatataatataattggaTGGATTTTTCCCCTTTAACCACTCtgatctttttatttaaataatttatacatcaaaataaacacaaacaacaaattCTAACCATTCTCGCAACTTCTATCAAGACATATCTACTGAAATCACAGTTGGTTTTATAACTGGCTTAATCCCAACCTGCTTTATGCTCCCTAGAAGGAGACAAAAGCTTGCTAATTTATACCATAAGTAGTGCATTTATATAGGGAGTAGGGAGATGCATGTAGCTAATTATTTCATATTGGCTTCTATCGTATATATTACATCATGAGCCAATCTGATATTCTTGTATAAATATCTCATAAATTATGGACAGATCAGTGGGGACAGAAGTCCTTTTGCGCTCTGTCAGGCTTTAGCATATAGCATGTCTCAACTCCTAATTAGCCACTCAGCTTGCTATTTATACTATTAACATATTTTctagtttgtttttatactgtGACTTtttaagtgtgtatatatatgtacaagtTATTTGactaaaattaattaattaattattaattttgcTATTTGGGAATTAGCCACATTCATTTAGCGTGGCTATAATCTTGAAATGATTTTAAGTTAAGAAATTGAACACTTTCCTACATTTTCAACAGTCTTAAAGAAGTAACTAGTTTTAACCctttgtgctttttcttttgCCGTAGAACTGCAGTTGAGGTCAATGttggttaaataaatataatatgcaTCATGTTTGTACAACTGATGGCACAATTTCATAATTCACGTCtgcttccttttgttttttagtgCATGTCTAGAGGCATTCTTGTTATCCTGTGCTATGTGGGACTTTAAATTTCAgataaatatgttaaaaatacTAGCTAAAGAATATTTTACATGGCCCACAATACACAAATTGGTATTTCAGCTTATCTCTACTGATGTTGCTATGACCACTGACCCAGGTACATGAAGACTTGGCTCAGCTAGTTATCTACGAGATGACAATGCCATTGAAAGAGGTATTAGAATGAAGGTTGAAGCTTTGTAAACTGATCTGTTTGAgtagtgtgtacagatgtggatGTGAGAGAGCTGAACACACTAAAGGATTAAGCCCTACTGCACTGCTTTGCAGTGTAGCAATGGATAAATATCACCACCATCAGCGTAGATTTGAATGGCATTTTGGGTaattatgaaaaaaatgtatCACAATGATTAATATGTCATTCATGCTAgagtttttctttaatttttgtgTACAGCTGAGAGCTCTCTgtcctaaaaaaaattaatgttttaaGATTTAAATGACATCTAAACAAATTGGTGCTGCTTGTCGTTGAGTGTCATGGCTCATCGGTAAGAAATAATTGTCATTTACCTGACCGATtgctaaattattttaataaaagtctCTAACATCTGTAATGTTCTACCctagacacaaacacatctgtTAAAAGAAAATGGCATAGACAATAGTTTACTCCCCAATGgcatatttatgtatattactGTTTTGTAGTGTAATTTCAGAGTGTACTTTATAACATTTTACCACTATAACTATTTTACCAAGTTTTAGTAATTTCAGAAGAGAGGCTGAAGGGGGATGACAGTGGTGTGAGGGGTCAGTAAGGGTGGAAAAGGAGCAGGGGGGTGCAGGAGTGGGCGAAAAACTTGGGGACGGGGTAAAGTATGGAATGTTACGGCTGTTGTGTGGATAGTGGGTGGAGCCACCATTGAAACTTGAGATGAGGGTATGAAGGGTGTGATTTCAGGGGCTAACGGAAGCCGTGTAACAGGTACGACCTGGGTAAAGAGGGAAGGCTGAGCGGGCAGGAATGTAGAGTGATGCTGGAAGATAGTGACAGAACCGGATGGAATGGCAGATGGTACATGAACAGGGTGAAGGATAGGAGAGGAGATGGGAAGTGTAGATCTTAACTTAGCCGAAAACACTTTCTTATGCAGAACctgtttgtgggtgtggccgGAAAGAAGGCCATGCCTCTCCACACCACTGAGCTGAGATGTAAAGCACAGCATTGGGTTGAATGGACTCCGAATTGCACAGTTGTGTCTTTCCTCATCCAGGACTTGAAAGTCTGGCAACAGTGGAGTGTGCTGGCAGGATTTATCATGGCtgactttctctttttctttgacTTGGGATGTGATggcacacttcatacactcattTTCAGATATGCGTTCTGTTGCTGAGTCACCATCTTGGACTGTAGGAAGATGATTTATGTCTTTAGGCTGTAGATCTTGCTCAGGTATAGCCTGAGAATTTATCTCAGAGGTGGAAGTGGGCTTTTTAACAACGGATGTTTTACCTCCTGCATTGTCTCCTTCAGGATCACACGTGTCTGGATCTTTTAAACGGAGAATATTCCATGTTGATTCCACGTCCATGATTCCCTCTGaaccatttaaaacaaaaagagaatGTTCATCATTAAGATGTGTGGTAGGACTTTGGTCCAATTTTTGTCTTTTCCGTTCATGACACAAAACATCCTCTTTTCTGTCTAGCTCCTTAATCACGGCACACTGTGTATGATGTGACCAAACATTATCCTCTTTACTCTGGGAGTCACTTTGTCGTTTCTTTGGTATAGTTTGGCTGCTGAGATCTGAGACTGATGTTTCACGATCAGAAGGAATCACACTGAGATTGTGCGAGTCATTTCGTGTGATCGTTGTCTGCCCTAAAGCAGGAACGTCTACCGTTCCCCCACTGTTATCAAGTACCTTTTCAGCTTCGACAGAGCCTCCTGCTGAGGAAACAACGCTGTTATTCTCTGCCTGATTCTGAGCTGATTGCTTTGACTTCTCTAATGGCTGTTCTTGCTGTGCAGCACAGCCTTTAAATTGGCTTTCAAATCCTTCTCGTTTGTGGAGTTTAGTCCATTTTTTCATGTTTGCACTCTGCTCTGGCTCACTGTAATCCTCCTCCTCCCACCTACGTCTTCTCTTGTGCCTCTTTTTGTGCTGACTCCTGTAATGGCGTCGATCTCTGCCTTGCAACTTGTTCTCTGCTCTCTTACCACTCTGAGCCCAATTTTTCAAACGCTTGTATTTGCTCCGTGAATCGCCGCTATACAGGTGGCACTTTCGGATATTTTTTTCCAATCTACATGTGACTTCCTCTGTGGAGATCTCGCAGGAAGAGGAGGACATTTTGGAGCTTTTTGCAGAAACGAAAGACAGTTCTTGGTGATTTTTGTTGTGAAAGTCATCAGGAGACTTCCTAAACTGGGAACCTCTGAAGTCAAAATGGAGAGGGTTACAGCTGAATGAGATGGAGGGCTCTGTTTTTGTGAAACACACCATTTCCGAAGGCCATTGAAAGATAGTTTTACTATCTCGAGCCACAACAGAGATGAAAGGTTGGCTTGGTCTTCTGAGACAAACATTGTCTTTTTCTTGGTTTTGAAATGAATTGACATCACATGATGTTGGTTTAGGACCATCACTTATGGTGCTCTCTTCCTGACTAgtgtcttctttattttcagctATATTGCTTTCCTCTGAGTCCAAACTGAGATTCGAGCTTTCAGGAACAGTTGGAAAGTGGCTAATTGGAGACACTGATCTGTTCTCTGAGTAAACGAGGAATGCACACAGATCTGAGGCAGGCATTGCATCATTCAGAGAACTTTTGGTGGAACTCTTTTGATGTGTCATCATCTCTGTATCATATTTAATCATCTTCTTCTCCTCGGTACTCTCACAAAAGACTGCAGCTGAAGATTCCAGCTTCAGTGAGGCTCTCTTTGGAAAGGAAAGGGAGAATGCGATCTTGCGACGAAGAGTttgtttctttgcttttccTCGATATGGCCATGGGATTTGAGATTCTGTCTCCTGTTCTGCAATGTTCGGGTTTTCCTCCTTATCCATGAAGCACGACTTATTGAAACTTTCCACTGCCACGGTGGTGGATTTAAACATCGGGCCACTTCCAGGAGCACTACtacacagaaagaaaatgaacagtAAAACAGATATACAATTATACTGCAGAGAGATACCAAGCACAGGAAGGGACTTTTTGTGCTTGTTGCACTTAATTGTTGCACATATTCCCAATAAATCTTAATTGGTCGTTTGGGTCAATGTGCTAGACAGTGAGCTAAACAAGAAGGTTAAATAATATCTTATTATCAGAAATGTAGCTATGCTCATGTCCCACCACTGAACCTCTCTCCTCTGTTCGGCCAATTTGTGTAGGCGCTGAAGCGCTCGTTCCTGCTTCTGTTCATCCTTCCTTAATTTGGAGGCCACATTGCGGGCAAATTCCCTCTGTTTCAGCTCCTTCAGCCTCTGcacacacaaaggcacacatacatacactcacacatttcTTCATCTATACTgctgtatttataataataaaatgaataaaaacaaaaaacaaggtgtaacaacaacaacaataataatataaaagttatttatttatttgtttgtttgttaatttatttatttatttaccgcaaaaaatatatttatgaatCTCAGTGTATTTGAGACACTGAAAAATATATGCTTTACAAGGCTACAGAGGGTAATAAAAATGTCTATACACTAACGATACACTTCGTTAAATTCTCATGTTGGGATTTGTAATGTGAATACTGACATAAACAGCTTTAAAACATATGTGATAGTTGATAAGATGAGGTTTTCTATAGGATGACATGTAtctaatatttatggaaggagtctccagtgtcaacacTTTCGTTTTCTGACTTCTTCAGAACAAAGGCTTTTATTGGGAATATGTCAAGCTAATTTTTGTCTCAGTACATTCTGTTAGAGGAAATAGTCAACTTCTTGTGTATATTAGGTAAATAGGCGTGGTCTGGAGATGTATCACATACAGAgtggagaaggaaaaaaataagccAGTGTTCTTATAGTGAATAAAGCTTGAGTTGAAATCTAAATTGACAGTGAGACTGAAGA
This DNA window, taken from Hemibagrus wyckioides isolate EC202008001 linkage group LG06, SWU_Hwy_1.0, whole genome shotgun sequence, encodes the following:
- the znf804a gene encoding zinc finger protein 804A isoform X2; the protein is MACYYIVISSTHLSNGHFRNIKGVFRGPLCRNGNLDYAEKEKTLAKALEDLKANFYCQLCDKQYYKHQEFDNHINSYDHAHKQRLKELKQREFARNVASKLRKDEQKQERALQRLHKLAEQRREVQCAPGSGPMFKSTTVAVESFNKSCFMDKEENPNIAEQETESQIPWPYRGKAKKQTLRRKIAFSLSFPKRASLKLESSAAVFCESTEEKKMIKYDTEMMTHQKSSTKSSLNDAMPASDLCAFLVYSENRSVSPISHFPTVPESSNLSLDSEESNIAENKEDTSQEESTISDGPKPTSCDVNSFQNQEKDNVCLRRPSQPFISVVARDSKTIFQWPSEMVCFTKTEPSISFSCNPLHFDFRGSQFRKSPDDFHNKNHQELSFVSAKSSKMSSSSCEISTEEVTCRLEKNIRKCHLYSGDSRSKYKRLKNWAQSGKRAENKLQGRDRRHYRSQHKKRHKRRRRWEEEDYSEPEQSANMKKWTKLHKREGFESQFKGCAAQQEQPLEKSKQSAQNQAENNSVVSSAGGSVEAEKVLDNSGGTVDVPALGQTTITRNDSHNLSVIPSDRETSVSDLSSQTIPKKRQSDSQSKEDNVWSHHTQCAVIKELDRKEDVLCHERKRQKLDQSPTTHLNDEHSLFVLNGSEGIMDVESTWNILRLKDPDTCDPEGDNAGGKTSVVKKPTSTSEINSQAIPEQDLQPKDINHLPTVQDGDSATERISENECMKCAITSQVKEKEKVSHDKSCQHTPLLPDFQVLDEERHNCAIRSPFNPMLCFTSQLSGVERHGLLSGHTHKQVLHKKVFSAKLRSTLPISSPILHPVHVPSAIPSGSVTIFQHHSTFLPAQPSLFTQVVPVTRLPLAPEITPFIPSSQVSMVAPPTIHTTAVTFHTLPRPQVFRPLLHPPAPFPPLLTPHTTVIPLQPLF
- the znf804a gene encoding zinc finger protein 804A isoform X1; this encodes MACYYIVISSTHLSNGHFRNIKGVFRGPLCRNGNLDYAEKEKTLAKALEDLKANFYCQLCDKQYYKHQEFDNHINSYDHAHKQRLKELKQREFARNVASKLRKDEQKQERALQRLHKLAEQRREVQCSAPGSGPMFKSTTVAVESFNKSCFMDKEENPNIAEQETESQIPWPYRGKAKKQTLRRKIAFSLSFPKRASLKLESSAAVFCESTEEKKMIKYDTEMMTHQKSSTKSSLNDAMPASDLCAFLVYSENRSVSPISHFPTVPESSNLSLDSEESNIAENKEDTSQEESTISDGPKPTSCDVNSFQNQEKDNVCLRRPSQPFISVVARDSKTIFQWPSEMVCFTKTEPSISFSCNPLHFDFRGSQFRKSPDDFHNKNHQELSFVSAKSSKMSSSSCEISTEEVTCRLEKNIRKCHLYSGDSRSKYKRLKNWAQSGKRAENKLQGRDRRHYRSQHKKRHKRRRRWEEEDYSEPEQSANMKKWTKLHKREGFESQFKGCAAQQEQPLEKSKQSAQNQAENNSVVSSAGGSVEAEKVLDNSGGTVDVPALGQTTITRNDSHNLSVIPSDRETSVSDLSSQTIPKKRQSDSQSKEDNVWSHHTQCAVIKELDRKEDVLCHERKRQKLDQSPTTHLNDEHSLFVLNGSEGIMDVESTWNILRLKDPDTCDPEGDNAGGKTSVVKKPTSTSEINSQAIPEQDLQPKDINHLPTVQDGDSATERISENECMKCAITSQVKEKEKVSHDKSCQHTPLLPDFQVLDEERHNCAIRSPFNPMLCFTSQLSGVERHGLLSGHTHKQVLHKKVFSAKLRSTLPISSPILHPVHVPSAIPSGSVTIFQHHSTFLPAQPSLFTQVVPVTRLPLAPEITPFIPSSQVSMVAPPTIHTTAVTFHTLPRPQVFRPLLHPPAPFPPLLTPHTTVIPLQPLF